In the genome of Chloroflexota bacterium, one region contains:
- a CDS encoding 1-acyl-sn-glycerol-3-phosphate acyltransferase, whose translation MSGRLAPRALAEARPDGAVEGLAWLGRPPEARASVLYRVVRLFARFILFVILRFRIRTSGQVHLPTGGYLLVGAAHRGWMDPFLVLHAIPSEPRAWFLGSAPSTFTSRFREALIHRLGGLLPVWRGGVGIDAHVASARAVIAGGGVFVQMPEGTVNGPPGRIGTFRIGWAIIALRTRTPVVPLAMAGTEELYLGRRMASRVLPATSLEELLGSSGPVPSPPEGSREEFDLARRLTDALALRLAPAVAALHPWTDDPPGRPRRLRGRLTWLLLRPGRLDRSD comes from the coding sequence ATGTCCGGCAGGCTCGCTCCCCGAGCGCTCGCCGAGGCCAGGCCCGACGGGGCCGTCGAAGGGCTCGCCTGGCTCGGTCGACCCCCGGAGGCTCGGGCGTCCGTCCTCTACCGGGTCGTCCGCCTGTTCGCCCGGTTCATCCTGTTCGTCATCCTCCGCTTCCGGATCCGGACGTCCGGTCAGGTGCACCTGCCCACCGGTGGATACCTGCTCGTGGGGGCGGCCCACCGAGGCTGGATGGATCCCTTCCTCGTCCTTCACGCGATCCCGTCCGAACCACGGGCCTGGTTCCTCGGCAGCGCACCGTCCACCTTCACGTCGCGCTTCCGCGAAGCGCTCATCCATCGGCTGGGCGGCCTCCTGCCGGTGTGGCGTGGGGGCGTCGGCATCGACGCGCACGTCGCGTCCGCCCGGGCGGTCATCGCCGGGGGCGGTGTGTTCGTCCAGATGCCGGAAGGGACGGTGAACGGGCCGCCCGGACGTATCGGGACGTTCCGGATCGGGTGGGCGATCATCGCGCTCCGGACCCGGACGCCGGTCGTGCCGCTCGCGATGGCCGGCACGGAGGAGCTGTATCTCGGACGGCGGATGGCGTCGCGGGTGCTGCCGGCGACGTCCCTCGAGGAACTGCTCGGGTCGTCCGGCCCGGTGCCCTCGCCGCCGGAGGGCAGCCGCGAGGAATTCGATCTCGCACGACGGCTCACCGACGCGCTCGCCCTGCGCCTGGCCCCGGCCGTCGCGGCGCTCCACCCGTGGACGGACGATCCGCCCGGCCGTCCCCGTCGCCTCCGCGGTCGCCTGACGTGGCTGCTGCTCCGACCCGGTCGGCTCGATCGGTCCGACTGA
- the lgt gene encoding prolipoprotein diacylglyceryl transferase, with translation MIDITPNPIALQLGPLTIFWYGIGYAVGLAVAYFVMTSEARRRGHDADLLANGLIVVAVAALIGGRAYHVIDQWSNLYASDPIKVFLPPYTGLGVYGGMITGTIAAFLYARWKRASFWTWTDIVAPGLFAMQMVGRWGNFFNQELYGPPTSLPWGIAIQCDHRIVAYPCATYPFATTAFQPLFLYESLSGLAGLLVLLWLARRFAPRIHTGQLLGFFFVWYGVTRYTLETLRADNWTFFSIPTAQIFSVLFIAAGLVVIAVRGRVAPTLATVDDAARAAAAAAAAPLAGEGVDPGATAPA, from the coding sequence ATGATCGACATCACCCCGAACCCGATCGCCCTCCAGCTCGGGCCCCTCACGATCTTCTGGTACGGCATCGGCTACGCGGTCGGCCTCGCCGTGGCGTATTTCGTCATGACCAGCGAAGCGCGCCGGCGCGGCCACGATGCGGATCTCCTCGCCAACGGACTCATCGTCGTCGCTGTCGCGGCGCTCATCGGCGGCCGGGCGTACCACGTCATCGACCAGTGGTCGAACCTCTACGCGTCGGACCCGATCAAGGTCTTCCTGCCGCCATACACCGGCCTCGGGGTCTACGGCGGGATGATCACCGGGACGATCGCGGCGTTCCTCTATGCCCGCTGGAAGCGAGCGTCGTTCTGGACGTGGACGGACATCGTCGCGCCCGGGCTGTTCGCGATGCAGATGGTCGGGCGATGGGGCAACTTCTTCAACCAGGAGCTGTACGGCCCGCCGACGAGCCTGCCGTGGGGGATCGCGATCCAGTGCGATCACCGGATCGTTGCGTACCCCTGCGCGACGTATCCGTTCGCGACGACCGCCTTCCAGCCTCTCTTCCTCTATGAGTCCCTGTCCGGGCTCGCCGGACTCCTCGTCCTGCTCTGGCTCGCGCGCCGGTTCGCCCCCCGCATCCACACGGGCCAGCTTCTCGGCTTCTTCTTCGTCTGGTATGGGGTGACGAGGTACACGCTCGAAACGCTGCGGGCGGACAACTGGACGTTCTTCTCGATCCCGACCGCGCAGATCTTCTCGGTGCTGTTCATCGCTGCGGGCCTCGTCGTCATCGCGGTCCGCGGGCGGGTCGCGCCGACGCTCGCGACCGTCGACGATGCTGCGCGGGCCGCGGCCGCTGCTGCGGCTGCACCGCTCGCCGGCGAGGGCGTGGATCCAGGAGCGACCGCGCCTGCCTGA
- a CDS encoding ubiquinone/menaquinone biosynthesis methyltransferase: MSGPPDAPGPRSRTGNPVLDTSVAAMFDAIAPVYDRMNTLMTFGLDGGWRRAAVAATRAAKGDALIDVACGTGKLAAALAERVGPFGRVLAIDLAPAMIAEATDRHRDLVQLEFRVGDALALPAEEGSFEAATIAFGLRNLADFEAGFRELARVVRPGGRVVCLELSVPRPRWWGRIYHGVFRRIAPLLGSLFGHRDAYRYLPTSLDGFPDPDELVRTMILAGLTDVSYRRLAFGAVALHRGAVPDRSG; encoded by the coding sequence GTGTCTGGCCCACCCGACGCGCCCGGTCCGCGGAGCAGGACCGGCAACCCGGTCCTGGACACGTCCGTCGCGGCGATGTTCGATGCGATCGCGCCGGTCTACGACCGGATGAACACCCTCATGACGTTCGGTCTCGACGGCGGTTGGCGTCGGGCGGCCGTGGCGGCGACGCGGGCGGCAAAAGGCGACGCGCTCATCGATGTCGCGTGCGGCACCGGCAAGCTCGCCGCCGCACTCGCCGAGCGGGTCGGGCCGTTCGGCCGCGTCCTCGCGATCGACCTTGCGCCGGCGATGATCGCCGAGGCCACCGATCGTCATCGCGACCTCGTCCAGCTCGAGTTCCGGGTCGGGGACGCGCTCGCGCTGCCGGCCGAGGAGGGGTCCTTCGAGGCGGCCACGATCGCGTTCGGCCTCCGCAACCTCGCCGACTTCGAGGCCGGGTTCCGTGAGCTCGCCCGGGTCGTGCGACCGGGTGGCCGTGTCGTCTGTCTCGAGCTTTCCGTGCCGCGGCCGAGGTGGTGGGGTCGGATCTACCACGGCGTGTTCCGCCGGATCGCACCGCTCCTCGGGTCCCTCTTCGGCCATCGCGACGCGTATCGCTACCTGCCGACGTCGCTCGACGGGTTCCCGGATCCGGACGAGCTCGTCCGGACGATGATCCTGGCCGGCCTGACGGATGTGTCGTATCGACGACTCGCGTTCGGCGCGGTCGCCCTCCATCGGGGGGCGGTGCCGGACCGATCGGGCTAG
- a CDS encoding sigma-70 family RNA polymerase sigma factor has product MDATVAVDDATLVRAVAAGSEDALATLYDRHAGAVFGAALRLVADRQLAEEVAQETFLVMWNRAESFDPALGSLAAWLHTIARNRAVDRLRAVARRPRLVSAGSVRPDAETEAAALERIAAGDGIGGSGSISGSGGIHGPEANLLTAELRATIRDALATMPETERAVIILAYRDELSQSEIAARLGWPIGTVKTRTRRALLKLRDVLGREEGMEFAPAAIAVEVGE; this is encoded by the coding sequence ATGGACGCGACCGTCGCCGTTGACGATGCCACGCTCGTCCGGGCGGTCGCGGCCGGGTCGGAGGATGCCCTCGCGACGCTCTACGATCGGCATGCGGGCGCGGTTTTCGGGGCGGCCCTCCGCCTCGTCGCGGATCGGCAGCTCGCCGAAGAGGTCGCGCAGGAGACATTCCTCGTCATGTGGAACCGAGCTGAATCGTTCGACCCGGCGCTGGGCTCGCTCGCGGCCTGGCTCCACACGATCGCCCGCAACCGAGCCGTCGATCGGCTGCGGGCCGTGGCGCGCCGCCCTCGACTCGTCTCGGCGGGATCTGTTCGGCCGGATGCCGAGACCGAAGCGGCCGCCCTCGAGCGGATCGCCGCTGGTGACGGGATCGGTGGGTCCGGCTCGATCTCCGGCTCGGGCGGGATCCACGGCCCGGAGGCGAATCTCCTCACCGCCGAGTTGCGGGCCACGATCCGTGACGCGCTCGCGACGATGCCCGAGACGGAACGCGCGGTGATCATCCTCGCCTACCGTGACGAGTTGAGCCAATCGGAGATCGCGGCCCGGCTCGGCTGGCCGATCGGCACCGTGAAGACCCGAACTCGACGGGCGCTCCTCAAACTCCGCGACGTCCTCGGGCGCGAGGAAGGGATGGAGTTCGCCCCGGCTGCCATCGCCGTCGAGGTGGGCGAGTGA
- a CDS encoding Lrp/AsnC family transcriptional regulator, protein MPKEPIPSAESGRIGATDARILEILQRDGRRPYADLGTDVGMSGPSIHERVKKLESRGVIRGYSAVVDPATVGLAILAFCWLSQAPGTTATDLTGDFAGIPEVEECHHIAGEADYLLKVRARDTGHLERILRRIQAVPNVFTTETDVVLSTAFERRPFHLRAETAAPNKA, encoded by the coding sequence ATGCCTAAGGAACCGATACCATCCGCAGAATCCGGCCGGATTGGGGCCACGGACGCACGGATCCTCGAGATCCTGCAGCGCGATGGTCGCCGGCCGTATGCGGACCTTGGCACCGATGTCGGGATGAGCGGGCCGTCCATCCACGAGCGGGTCAAGAAGCTCGAGAGTCGCGGCGTCATCCGGGGCTACTCCGCCGTGGTCGACCCGGCGACCGTGGGTCTCGCGATCCTCGCCTTCTGCTGGCTCAGCCAGGCGCCGGGTACGACGGCGACGGACCTCACGGGCGACTTCGCGGGGATCCCGGAGGTCGAGGAGTGCCACCACATCGCCGGCGAGGCGGACTACCTGCTCAAGGTGCGCGCACGCGACACGGGACACCTCGAGCGGATCCTTCGCCGGATCCAGGCTGTACCGAACGTCTTCACGACGGAGACCGATGTCGTCCTCTCGACGGCGTTCGAGCGGCGGCCGTTCCACCTGCGGGCGGAAACCGCCGCGCCGAACAAGGCGTAA
- a CDS encoding VIT1/CCC1 transporter family protein has product MIQPDIAQSLDNLKLERDAIVLYDALATIEKDSHRAHAFRTIAGNERRHAEIWATKLRERGADVPPVGAPRMRIRFIVALARLFGTRAVSDLVQALEGDEEELYDAQASPEVAAIVADEREHAEIWRRLEGKAAPATGAPATAAPAAIGVHPPGGDGRSERWHRTGQSGTLRAVIFGVSDGLVSNLSLVMGVAGAISTQPRFILLAGIAGLLAGAFSMAAGEYVSMQSQRELYERQIALERAELQAMPDEEESELANLYRSKGFSAEEARTIAHRIFQDPEAALETLIREELGLDPSELGSPWGAAFGSFVAFAVGAAVPVIPYLISSGGAAFAVSIGASVVALALVGTGVSLITGRGTLFSAGRQVVIGAVAATVTFGVGHLVGIASS; this is encoded by the coding sequence ATGATCCAGCCCGACATCGCCCAGAGCCTCGACAACCTCAAGCTTGAACGGGATGCGATCGTCCTCTACGACGCGCTCGCCACGATCGAGAAGGACAGTCACCGCGCCCATGCCTTCCGGACGATCGCCGGCAATGAGCGGCGCCACGCGGAGATCTGGGCGACGAAGCTTCGCGAGCGCGGGGCGGACGTCCCGCCGGTCGGGGCACCGCGGATGCGGATCCGCTTCATCGTCGCCCTCGCGAGGCTCTTCGGGACGCGTGCCGTCTCCGACCTCGTCCAGGCGCTCGAAGGCGACGAGGAGGAGCTCTACGACGCCCAGGCCTCGCCGGAAGTCGCCGCGATCGTCGCCGACGAACGCGAGCATGCGGAGATCTGGCGCCGACTCGAGGGAAAGGCCGCCCCGGCCACCGGTGCCCCGGCGACCGCTGCCCCGGCCGCGATCGGGGTGCATCCGCCGGGCGGGGACGGTCGGAGCGAGCGTTGGCATCGGACCGGCCAGTCGGGGACCCTGCGGGCCGTCATCTTCGGTGTGAGCGATGGCCTCGTGAGCAACCTCTCCCTCGTCATGGGCGTCGCGGGCGCCATCTCGACCCAGCCACGGTTCATCCTGCTCGCCGGGATCGCCGGCCTCCTGGCCGGCGCGTTCAGCATGGCAGCCGGCGAATACGTCTCCATGCAGAGCCAGCGCGAACTCTACGAACGCCAGATCGCCCTCGAGCGCGCGGAGCTCCAGGCGATGCCGGATGAGGAGGAATCGGAGCTCGCGAACCTCTACCGGTCGAAGGGGTTCTCCGCCGAGGAGGCTCGGACGATCGCCCATCGGATCTTCCAGGATCCAGAGGCGGCCCTCGAGACACTCATCCGGGAGGAGCTCGGACTCGACCCGAGCGAACTGGGCTCGCCGTGGGGTGCGGCCTTCGGCTCATTCGTCGCGTTCGCCGTCGGGGCGGCGGTGCCGGTCATCCCGTACCTCATCTCGAGCGGCGGCGCCGCGTTCGCCGTCAGCATCGGCGCGAGCGTCGTCGCGCTCGCCCTCGTGGGCACCGGGGTGAGCCTCATCACCGGTCGCGGAACGCTCTTCTCCGCCGGCCGGCAGGTCGTCATCGGCGCCGTGGCCGCGACCGTCACGTTCGGCGTCGGCCATCTCGTCGGTATCGCCTCGTCGTGA